Proteins from one Nicotiana tabacum cultivar K326 chromosome 23, ASM71507v2, whole genome shotgun sequence genomic window:
- the LOC107815734 gene encoding inositol-tetrakisphosphate 1-kinase 1-like: MKRYDVGYALAPKKRASFIQLSLVNLAKERGIDLIKIDTDKPLIDQGPFDCVLHKLYGDDWKRQLKDYASQNPHALIIDSPESIERLHNRISMLQVVTELEIEGQMASFGIPKQTVIYDAKMVSALYLENEGLKFPVIAKPLVADGSAKSHKMLLVFNKDGLGKLKPPIVLQEFVNHGAVIFKVYVVGDYVKCVKRKSLPDVTEDNLGRPESYLSFSQVSNLNTCEKNDDKYYKLMNLDDAELPPLSFLTDIARGLRRATKLHLFNFDVIRDNRVGNRYLVIDINYFPGYAKMPNYESVLTDFFWDVLNQNDKGIESLTKGNCEKEVRVLVGNNGCGEDEGALPVSPIKKEDNENPILV, from the coding sequence ATGAAGAGATACGATGTGGGATACGCGCTGGCTCCAAAGAAACGAGCCAGTTTCATTCAACTATCCCTCGTCAACCTCGCGAAGGAACGAGGAATCGATCTCATCAAAATCGATACAGATAAGCCGTTGATTGATCAAGGACCGTTCGATTGCGTGCTCCACAAACTCTACGGCGACGATTGGAAGCGTCAGTTGAAGGACTACGCTTCCCAAAACCCTCACGCGCTCATAATCGACTCGCCCGAATCGATTGAGCGGTTGCACAATCGGATTTCGATGCTTCAGGTTGTGACGGAGCTCGAGATCGAGGGCCAAATGGCGTCGTTTGGGATTCCTAAGCAGACTGTAATATACGATGCGAAAATGGTGTCGGCTTTATACCTTGAAAATGAAGGGTTGAAATTTCCTGTGATTGCGAAACCATTAGTGGCTGATGGAAGTGCGAAGTCACATAAAATGTTACTTGTGTTTAACAAAGACGGGCTAGGAAAATTGAAACCGCCCATTGTGTTACAGGAGTTTGTGAATCACGGGGCAGTGATTTTTAAGGTGTATGTGGTTGGTGATTATGTGAAATGTGTTAAGAGGAAGTCATTACCCGATGTGACGGAGGATAATTTAGGGAGACCAGAGAGTTACTTGTCGTTTTCGCAGGTTTCTAATTTGAATACATGTGAAAAGAATGATGATAAATACTATAAATTGATGAATTTGGATGATGCGGAATTGCCCCCTTTGAGTTTTCTTACTGATATAGCTAGGGGACTTAGGCGGGCAACGAAATTGCATCTTTTTAACTTTGATGTGATTAGGGATAATAGAGTTGGAAATAGATATCTTGTCATTGATATTAACTATTTCCCTGGGTATGCAAAGATGCCGAATTATGAGAGCGTGTTAACTGACTTTTTCTGGGATGTATTGAATCAGAACGATAAGGGTATTGAGAGTTTAACGAAGGGTAATTGCGAAAAGGAAGTTAGGGTTTTGGTCGGGAATAACGGGTGTGGTGAGGATGAAGGAGCATTGCCTGTGTCACCTATTAAGAAGGAAGATAACGAGAACCCTATTCTGGTTTAA